The genome window CATACGAGTAAGTATTACACCTTACTTAAAAGGAAGGTCCTGAATTATGGGCTCCTTCCCTCAGTGCTGTGAGGCAGATGagtacaaatacaatatttaagaataaagtcttttgattcttaaaagaaaataaaagcaactatAAACAGCAAACACTGGTAGTGGTAGTGTGGTGATAAGAACCCATCATTATGATACAAGAACACACAGGTTTCCatcattaaaatactattttaaaaaccacaagtGTTTATAACCTCCATTTGTGAAAAAGCCTGGGGCATGAGAGGAAtaagtaatttatatttatacaatcTCATGTTCTTGTGTAATTACCAGTGGGAATTAAGCCAATGGTTCTAcgtacttttctttttctaatagggCTGCTTTTGTAAACATATGTCTAGGGAAGTTGCTGGTGTTGGTGACTGTGAATTTCACTTCCTTAGTGTTTGACCCAAGACGGCGCCCATATATTTCATTACATCTCCTTGGGAGCTTGACCTTAACAGGAACCAGCTGAGCCTCATACCCAAGCATATGTATCAAAGAATGAAACAGACTGCAATTCTGGAAGATGGAaagatttacaaaataatttcactCTGCTTTCATTTTCCCAACACTGTCTAAATGGACAGTACTGAAAAATAATCACAGCTAAGTCAGCTACTAGGTCCTTTAATATATAAACTTGCAATTTTATgaatttttgccttttttcttacTTCCGAAtcccttatatttttctttcttttaattccttccctcAGTTATCCCTTCCCTTTTATCTTGAAAAGTGATATATATGGCTCTCTAAACTATGTTTAATGACCACATTTACCATCACCTCGCCTTTCGTATCTCCCTCCGTATTTTAGCTTCATGCTATTCCTTTTGCTTGGAATATTTTCACTATCTTCTTTTCCTGAATAACTTGTGTATATTATGAAGGTTCAGCTCAGATACAATCAAATGAACTGATTTGTGTCAACTTATATGTCCAACTTATGCTTAAATACTTGTCAATGAATGAACAGAAGCATAAATGAAGCAAGGCCTTCCTAAATTTTCTCCTTCCTGTGTCATTTCCACATCTCCAGAACAAGAGCCATATCTTAGTCTATTAATGTTTTATGACTATCAGTATGGGCTCTAGGGTCTGACTTTGCCTCTCTGGATTAAATCTTGGCTCTACTCTCTAAATAGCTATGGAAACTTGTTTTTTCTTGTGGTTCACTATTTTCATCCCTGCAACTCTGTAATCATAGTAGTATCTCTTGCATAAGATTATTGTAAGGATTTAATAAGATAATACATAAAGTGCTTAACCACTCCATAAATAGTAGCTACTGTTATGAATccaagcttattttttttatatttttacattacatTCAATGTTTCCTCAACTCTACAATTTGACTGTCCCCTCaggtatttcttaaaatcataaACATTTCATGTTATCACAAGAAAGACTGCCCTAATGAGAGAGAATGTaaaaattatggtttttattatattcacaTAAAATAGTTATACCACATTGCCCAAATGCATCAATGAATTAAAGCCTCCAACTCCTACAAACTTTTGTACATATACCTATGCATCTATAAATACACACAGATGTAAgagatatatattttcttctaaattaaaGTGCCCAAGTCTTGATATAGGGGGGcataataaggaaaaaagaatcaTAAAGTTTTATCAGTTATAGACTGtggtgtctttttaaaatataggaatCTGTTTTATACACATTTATTTGGGTATAGTTAACTttaatttctcattcttttctgAATTCTCCTAAATGAATTAATCTATCCAGAATAGTATTAGAAGAAGTCATGTAGCCAGCTTAAGGAACCAGAggttcatttttctctctgcatCTGACACAGAGCCTTGGCTCTCCAACAGAAGGGTAGTTTGGCTACATTCTCAAGTTTCCTGCTTCATGGATTGTTGTCTCTCTGCTAAGGtgataaggagagagagaaaagaatcaggCATCTCAAATTCTAAATCTTGTTAGCATCCAATAAAATCATGGTTTGGCAAAAATACTCTTGATGTCTTTACATCACCCTGGGCTTGGTGAGAAAGGGACTAGCAAGATCTGAATTGCAGGGTCCTGCTGCCTCTGTTAGGATGAAATCTTGTTGGAGCTACAGAAGAATTCGGTACAATGGTCAACAGATCATGGAGAGAACCAACTCAGACTGAAATGGAACTCTTTAGTACACCATGGAAAACCTTGTGAGAACATGCCTGAATTTAAGAACAAAATAAGGGTTAAAGGAAAACTAGATAATTTAAGATACTTCAGAGAATGTTTGCTTCAAATAGGAACTAGGACTCTGCTCCCTGCTCCAATATTCCAGCTACTCTTTCTGCATTTCCACTGTATTTTCTATTATCTTAGACTTTTAAGGTGATCATTTGTAGACTTTAACAAGAATTGGAATTTGAAAATGCCTTTGAAAAGAATTCAATCTACTGAAGCAAAGTGAAGGTGCCTAAAAATAGCTTCATATGAACCAGCTATTTCAGAATCTCTGGTGATTGCATGTTCAAACTGCAATAAAGTATACCTTATTCAAGCAGGAAAGGGAGCAACTGTCATCAAAATTGCATAAAACACTCTCTAACTTCTCAAGAGATGAGAGACTGGGAATTAGAAGCCCAGACATTTCCCAGAGTCAGAACAaggaataaagcttttttttttttttttatttgggggcataaaaaaaggaaaagggcaaGAAAGTGTTTCCAATTACCCGAGCCATCCCAGCAGGGACCTCACAAGAACAGAGCTGCTTAACTACTAATTTTGGTGAGCATCTTGTTAATGGCTTGCTTGACGTGCGTGGTGGAGCTGCGTCGCCTGGTCTTGCCCTGGACCATCCTCCGGCGACGCACCTCTCGACACAGCTCGTAGAATATCTCCGTGATGTTCCCTTCTCCAGTGCAGGCAGAACACTCATAAAAAGCACACGCCAATTCTGTGGCCAACTTCTCCCCTTCTTCGGTACTAACCTGTCTGGAGTGGTCCAAGTCAGCTTTGTTTCCAACCAAGATGAGAGTCACATTCTTGGGCTTTTTGAGCTCATCCAGAATGTTCTTGAGGGGCAGCATTTCCTCGAAACTTCCTCGGTCAGTAATGTCATAGACCAGCACAAAGCCTTCCCCCCATCGCATGTGTCCTTCCCTCTGAATGGTGTCTTCCTGATggc of Saccopteryx bilineata isolate mSacBil1 chromosome 1, mSacBil1_pri_phased_curated, whole genome shotgun sequence contains these proteins:
- the RERG gene encoding ras-related and estrogen-regulated growth inhibitor translates to MAKSAEVKLAVFGRAGVGKSALVVRFLTKRFIWEYDPTLESTYRHQATIDDEVVTMEILDTAGQEDTIQREGHMRWGEGFVLVYDITDRGSFEEMLPLKNILDELKKPKNVTLILVGNKADLDHSRQVSTEEGEKLATELACAFYECSACTGEGNITEIFYELCREVRRRRMVQGKTRRRSSTTHVKQAINKMLTKISS